A genomic segment from Pseudomonadota bacterium encodes:
- a CDS encoding GTP-binding protein, whose protein sequence is MSKEKFQRTKPHVNVGTIGHVDHGKTTLTAALT, encoded by the coding sequence ATGTCCAAGGAGAAATTTCAGCGAACGAAGCCGCATGTGAATGTAGGGACGATAGGGCATGTGGATCATGGGAAGACGACGTTGACGGCGGCGTTAACGAT